The Sesamum indicum cultivar Zhongzhi No. 13 linkage group LG2, S_indicum_v1.0, whole genome shotgun sequence genome contains a region encoding:
- the LOC105179348 gene encoding uncharacterized protein LOC105179348 isoform X3 → MDFHSMKRKELQALCKKHKIPANLSNLEMATKLQEYFRENGTSLTEGLINDHEENASETETADVVINRRVKKVRFSPDHEIIEFTREKKRTSRRILVSSRNSSSAVENVDSGEVNNEGVCSSGRLTRSRRSKLMEGEVIERKKGTQSVNLKNNRAAIENFNNGDSREGDVFSLGAEMQDRGELLVEGVKNLRKGGRKRASDDDGRDKKVLHAANYELIHEIVHNPGKVTRSRGQKLMEASTRKENRGRKVSVNHMVTDETNENGVFSSSFRSRGIVVEEKLVMGSGVRVKNNGKGCEEVMDNKESAALHVMAEPQILLRRSKRNATKVGVSVISNHDTMKQETGGVKGLRKTPKLLAAEGSGVDEESTGSKVDCDGRAVLQIEEPVKLHQRRSNRRKNVIASHENGNCQCKAETENGYPLTNSVLQLGMADGVSKDNEKAHQPAWTTRRSRQKSSSLNPVSGNEKFDTDSAAKICETKMHLSKPCLVEKGSPTVQKNMRRSRRDVSKNESKEILDEFGGDSIIQQKNGARKRERGPISGGDVIKTDNDPISLKRSMRRESRSEKPEPKAAISKVADETNPPSRWKEPNMDASSHESLLESFVDAQLPMTEVAESTITKDIVSEGLTSSGKTHTEKEDVTLADNAGRTDIKLINGNQLENSDENAAPNIAKLKTDSGKLISSCKLEDVEKVNSLLDSDVQKLIDKNISDTDKNDPEVQMSSQTQDSSCNNIIDDQALLEVSNVCANAGFAESILLDNQTDFKKAEADKHIERCLDVVDHVVKVEGVPVQENLNSAATENANFISSLTACYHNDVESEAEADKHIEPSLDVVDHVVKVEGVPVQENLNSAATENANFISSLTACYHNDVESEAEADKYIEPSLDVVHHVAKVEGIPVQENMDSAATEHANSVSSSTACHHSDVESEAEADKYIEPSLDVVHHVAKVEGIPVQENMDSAATEHANLVSSLTACHHSDVDHLEASNIIFENNNEDTPSKAGELGALESCERHVDSSDSKRALQLKEPSSDKLGRSFEGDNTAEGDDTYFHKGIDSELAETDEVGCFHDHKSASNEDSESTVPDVSNGERSASIIPQDRGNFSVNSDEQGMENDSPVVTPIIIHINSDEVNLRRCFKADHIEREETYSYKSTPSDIARTNEGRSSMGHKSKCHEYGEFSISNLFDAERSVMITPQDREIFSGEDSIKQRRFNEDDQIAEGDEIYPHEPNSDSEFQGTVPPTSNMCEDIDKETGAADSIQEKEVSILGVNTLGDEMSMEETAEDGELENFNQAGENNSKDTHEPAVERPNTPLAKPTADTIQGHEASNNESVTAGHAMSISKTNGEGKTSEVEGSNIKKDANDANCGKDKEDIADPCISDGAISADASKGIKSLPLPQLNFQDTEETERQCNNPQSGRIVSEGCEERTSVQSSQSWTEIELNSLFETTVNSITPAGLKYTSSQGTETLNLTMSMNRSLADSGEMEGERESQCAKTQYENVVLPTDQENRLKLLFESPIKIIDAISGRDTELDRTVMSFKECIDPTKQIESDEELADAGREVDKGFYPGNSSSEKVEDVTNDELKEFDSVELENNCMSTVLSEAEVDGCEASEEQFTESTCNCKEETNSVTEENKEEMIISLGDACLYEEATEDYSASTEKNIRISSGSMRNSDKDENCTDKLIDTDLSENFSHGSRFCGISEGTMTPSSEAAGGLSDADHQKSNVPQDNHCDNSCNKDVNILRETSADNLRGPLDPEIATCGSFEGSSPNLFTRASHDNGDITETKDAKSIKEDGDPCEAKIWDEKDGNPRSSHDTSDKLPTNSEMANFESLSVGYSLCQEVDKLTTILQLQSTSKETMETGTTILNIDKIVLAEGCGPSVYSAECDTLSTLVIHASQGNTENGDVEHLEVESPVLDLERDDEKNHKEVKETSSATIITFCNESPDFEDKIVEFNNDIQTLSDVPDSGYSEILKESDVADAIKEYIDSESSLSLHFNGSSASHHIDVLTHSSGRNACENAALGESDQEDIGVLSNSEGEDDKPSVEALEAESKELEEATLSMELVPGSKKLVKSPACINLLGEEGSSCHKPSVETKGFAVNNTSETNHRSSSKQSCLTAKNKARTILIHGTPRKLMTVADMKENAATHKRSNNIGDFTTTRPAKRRALQDVHWK, encoded by the exons ATGGATTTTCATAGCATGAAGCGCAAAGAGCTGCAGGCGCTGTGCAAGAAGCATAAAATTCCTGCGAATTTATCAAACCTGGAGATGGCGACCAAGCTTCAAGAATACTTTAGG GAAAACGGGACATCCTTAACTGAAGGTCTGATCAATGATCATGAAGAGAATGCCAGCGAAACTGAAACTGCAGATGTGGTTATCAATAGGAGAGTTAAGAAGGTTCGCTTTAGTCCTGACCATGAAATTATCGAGTTTACccgagaaaagaaaagaacaagtaGGAGAATTTTGGTTTCAAGTAGAAATAGTAGTTCGGCTGTTGAAAATGTTGATAGTGGCGAAGTTAATAATGAAGGTGTATGTAGTTCAGGTAGACTCACACGGTCTAGACGGTCGAAACTGATGGAAGGTGAGGTAATTGAGAGGAAGAAAGGAACACAAAGTGTAAATCTGAAAAATAACCGAGCTgctattgaaaattttaacaatgGCGACTCGAGGGAGGGTGATGTATTTAGCTTAGGTGCGGAAATGCAGGACAGAGGGGAGCTATTAGTAGAGGGTGTAAAAAATCTgagaaaaggaggaagaaaaagGGCAAGCGATGATGATGGAAGAGATAAGAAAGTGTTACATGCTGCCAATTATGAGTTGATTCATGAAATTGTGCACAACCCTGGTAAGGTTACAAGGTCTAGGGGGCAGAAATTGATGGAAGCTTCTACAAGGAAGGAGAATAGAGGGAGAAAGGTCTCAGTAAATCATATGGTTACTGATGAAACTAATGAGAATGGTGTGTTTAGTAGTTCCTTCAGGAGTAGAGGGATAGTGGTTGAAGAGAAATTGGTTATGGGCTCAGGCGTGAGAGTGAAAAATAATGGGAAAGGGTGTGAAGAGGTTATGGATAATAAGGAAAGTGCAGCATTACATGTGATGGCTGAACCTCAAATTTTGTTGAGGAGGTCCAAACGGAATGCAACTAAGGTTGGTGTATCTGTAATATCGAATCATGATACAATGAAACAAGAGACTGGTGGGGTTAAGGGCTTGAGAAAGACACCAAAGTTGTTGGCAGCAGAAGGTTCAGGCGTGGATGAAGAAAGTACAGGAAGTAAAGTTGATTGTGATGGAAGAGCAGTTCTTCAGATTGAAGAACCTGTTAAACTGCACCAGCGAAGAAGTAATAGGAGGAAAAATGTGATTGCATCACATGAAAATGGAAATTGTCAGTGTAAAGCAGAAACTGAGAATGGATATCCCTTGACAAATTCAGTACTGCAATTAGGAATGGCTGATGGAGTTTCTAAAGATAATGAAAAGGCTCACCAGCCTGCTTGGACAACGAGGAGGTCAAGGCAGAAAAGTTCAAGCCTCAATCCTGTTTCTggtaatgaaaaatttgataCTGATTCAGCAGCGAAGATTTGTGagacaaaaatgcatttaagtaAACCATGTTTAGTAGAGAAAGGAAGTCCCACCGTCCAAAAGAATATGAGAAGATCAAGAAGGGACGTTTCGAAGAAtgaatcaaaagaaattctaGATGAATTTGGTGGAGATTCTATTATTCAGCAAAAGAATGGCGCAAGAAAGCGAGAAAGAGGTCCCATCTCAGGAGGAGATGTTATAAAGACTGACAATGATCCAATCTCTCTGAAACGATCCATGAGGAGAGAAAGTAGAAGTGAGAAACCTGAGCCAAAAGCTGCCATAAGCAAAGTTGCTGATGAAACGAATCCACCAAGTAGATGGAAGGAACCAAATATGGATGCTTCATCACATGAGAGTTTGCTTGAATCATTTGTGGATGCTCAGCTACCCATGACGGAAGTTGCAGAAAGTACTATCACCAAAGACATAGTTAGTGAGGGACTGACTTCTAGTGGAAAGACTCACACAGAGAAAGAAGACGTCACTCTGGCAGATAATGCTGGTAGAACTGATATTAAGTTGATAAATGGGAATCAATTGGAGAACTCAGACGAAAATGCCGCACCCAATATTGCCAAATTGAAGACGGATTCAGGAAAACTAATTTCTTCCTGCAAACTCGAAGATGTGGAAAAAGTCAATTCCTTATTGGATTCTGATgtgcaaaaattaattgacaaaaatatctCAGACACAGATAAGAATGACCCTGAAGTTCAGATGTCCAGCCAAACCCAGGATTCTAGCTGCAATAATATAATCGACGACCAAGCACTTCTGGAAGTCTCAAATGTTTGTGCAAATGCAGGTTTTGCTGAGAGCATCTTACTTGATAACCAAACAGATTTCAAGA AGGCTGAAGCAGACAAGCACATAGAACGATGTTTGGATGTGGTTGATCATGTTGTCAAAGTTGAAGGTGTTCCTGTCCAAGAGAACTTGAACTCTGCTGCAACAGAAAATGCTAATTTCATAAGTTCCTTGACTGCGTGCTATCATAATGATGTGGAATCAGAGGCTGAAGCAGACAAGCACATAGAACCAAGTTTGGATGTGGTTGATCATGTTGTCAAAGTTGAAGGTGTTCCTGTCCAAGAGAACTTGAACTCTGCTGCAACAGAAAATGCTAATTTCATAAGTTCCTTGACTGCGTGCTATCATAATGATGTGGAATCAGAGGCTGAAGCAGACAAGTACATAGAACCAAGTTTGGATGTAGTCCATCATGTTGCCAAAGTTGAAGGTATTCCTGTCCAAGAGAACATGGACTCTGCTGCAACAGAACATGCTAATTCCGTCAGTTCCTCGACTGCATGCCACCACAGTGATGTGGAATCAGAGGCTGAAGCAGACAAGTACATAGAACCAAGTTTGGATGTAGTCCATCATGTTGCCAAAGTTGAAGGTATTCCTGTCCAAGAGAACATGGACTCTGCTGCAACAGAACATGCTAATTTAGTAAGTTCCTTGACTGCATGCCACCATAGTGATGTGGACCACCTGGAGGCatccaatattatttttgagaaTAATAATGAAGATACACCCTCAAAAGCTGGAGAGCTTGGTGCTCTTGAGTCTTGCG AGAGACATGTTGATTCTTCTGACTCAAAGAGAGCATTACAACTAAAAGAGCCATCATCAGACAAGCTAGGTAGAAGCTTTGAGGGTGATAATACAGCTGAAGGAGATGATACCTATTTTCATAAGGGTATAGATTCAGAGTTGGCTGAAACTGATGAAGTTGGATGCTTCCACGATCACAAAAGTGCAAGTAATGAAGACAGTGAATCAACTGTGCCAGATGTATCTAATGGCGAAAGAAGTGCTAGCATTATCCCACAAGATCGAGGAAACTTTTCAGTGAATTCTGATGAGCAAGGGATGGAAAACGATTCCCCCGTGGTAACCCCCATAATCATCCACATAAACAGTGATGAAGTTAATTTAAGAAGATGCTTTAAGGCTGATCATATTGAAAGGGAAGAAACCTATAGTTATAAGAGTACACCTTCAGACATTGCCAGAACTAATGAAGGTAGATCCTCTATGGGTCACAAGAGCAAATGTCATGAGTATGGGGAATTCAGTAtatctaatttatttgatgCTGAAAGAAGCGTTATGATCACACCACAAGATAGAGAAATCTTTTCTGGTGAAGATTCAATTAAGCAAAGGAGATTTAATGAAGATGATCAGATAGCTGAAGGAGATGAAATATATCCACATGAACCAAATAGTGATTCTGAATTCCAAG GTACTGTGCCCCCTACTTCTAACATGTGTGAAGACATTGACAAAGAAACTGGTGCTGCTGACAgtattcaagaaaaagaagtttcTATTTTGGGAGTTAATACTCTAGGAGATGAAATGTCTATGGAAGAGACTGCGGAAGATGGAGaacttgaaaatttcaatcaaGCTGGTGAGAATAACAGTAAAGATACACATGAACCAG CAGTAGAGCGACCAAACACTCCATTAGCCAAACCTACTGCAGACACTATTCAAGGACATGAAGCTTCAAATAATGAAAGTGTAACAGCAGGGCATGCAATGTCCATTTCCAAGACTAATGGCGAAGGAAAGACCAGTGAGGTTGAAGGCTCCAACATCAAGAAGGATG CAAATGATGCAAATTGTGGCAAAGATAAAGAGGATATTGCTGATCCGTGCATCTCAGATGGAGCAATATCCGCGGATGCTAGCAAAGGGATTAAAAGTCTTCCTCTTCCTCAATTGAACTTTCAAGATACAGAGGAAACTGAACGTCAATGTAACAACCCGCAATCAGGGCGCATAGTGTCAGAAGGATGTGAAGAGCGTACTAGTGTTCAATCCAGCCAAAGCTGGACAG AAATTGAACTCAACAGTCTCTTCGAGACAACTGTGAATAGCATCACTCCCGCCGGACTAAAATATACTTCCTCTCAAGGAACTGAAACATTAAATTTGACGATGTCAATGAACAGATCGCTTGCCGACAGTGGTGAGATGGAGGGAGAAAGAGAAAGTCAATGTGCGAAAACCCAATATGAAAATGTGGTTTTGCCAACTGACCAAG AAAATCGACTTAAGTTGCTATTTGAATCGCCAATAAAGATTATCGATGCAATCTCTGGTCGTGACACAGAATTGGACAGAACTGTTATGTCATTTAAGGAATGCATTGACCCAACGAAGCAAATTGAATCTGATGAAGAGCTGGCAGACGCTGGACGCGAAGTCGACAAGGGCTTTTACCCTGGAAATTCATCATCAGAGAAAGTTGAAGATGTCACTAATGACGAGTTAAAGGAGTTTGACAGTGTTGAATTAGAGAACAACTGTATGAGTACGGTTCTTTCTGAAGCTGAGGTTGATGGCTGTGAAGCTTCGGAGGAGCAGTTCACCGAGAGCACATGTAACTGCAAGGAAGAAACTAACTCTGTAACAGAAGAAAACAAGGAAGAGATGATCATTTCTCTAGGAGACGCCTGTCTTTATGAGGAAGCAACCGAAGATTACAGTGCATCGACAGAGAAAAACATTAGAATTTCGTCTGGTTCAATGAGGAATTCAGACAAAGACGAAAACTGCACTGACAAGTTAATAGACACTGATTTGTCAGAAAACTTCAGTCATGGGAGTAGATTTTGTGGTATATCAGAGGGGACAATGACACCAAGCAGTGAAGCGGCGGGTGGGTTATCTGATGCTGATCATCAGAAGTCTAATGTGCCCCAGGACAATCACTGTGACAATTCCTGCAATAAAGATGTCAACATTTTGAGGGAAACATCAGCTGATAATCTTAGGGGACCTCTGGATCCAGAAATAGCAACCTGTGGCAGCTTTGAAG GTAGCTCTCCTAATCTATTTACAAGGGCCTCCCACGACAATGGCGACATAACAGAAACAAAAGAtgcaaaatcaataaaagagGATGGTGATCCATGTGAAGCTAAGATTTGGGATGAAAAGGATGGAAATCCAAGATCCTCTCATGATACTTCTGATAAGCTGCCTACCAACAGTGAAATGGCAAATTTTGAAAGCCTTTCAGTTGGTTACAGTCTTTGCCAGGAGGTAGATAAACTTACAACCATTCTTCAACTTCAGAGTACAAGCAAGGAGACGATGGAGACAGGCACAACCATCCTGAATATAGACAAAATAGTTCTAGCTGAAG GATGTGGTCCTTCTGTCTATAGTGCTGAATGTGATACCCTCAGTACCTTGGTGATCCATGCAAGTCAAGGAAATACGGAAAATGGTGATGTTGAACACTTAGAGGTGGAATCACCTGTTTTAGATTTGGAACGTGATGACGAGAAGAATCATAAAGAGGTCAAGGAGACTTCATCTGCtacaataataacattttgcAACGAAAGCCCTgattttgaagataaaattgtTGAGTTCAACAACGATATTCAGACCTTGTCGGATGTACCTGACTCTGGATATAGTGAAATCTTAAAAGAAAGTGATGTCGCTGATGCCATAAAAGAGTATATTGATTCTGAATCTTCTTTGTCTCTGCACTTTAATGGCTCCAGTGCCAGCCATCACATTGATGTATTAACACACAGTAGTGGAAGGAATGCCTGTGAAAATGCTGCCTTGGGTGAGTCAGACCAGGAAGATATTGGAGTACTTTCCAATTCTGAGGGTGAAGATGATAAGCCATCGGTTGAGGCCCTTGAGGCAGAAAGCAAGGAACTGGAAGAAGCAACTCTGTCTATGGAACTGGTTCCAGGGTCAAAGAAATTAGTGAAATCTCCTGCATGTATTAATTTGCTTGGTGAAGAAG GCTCCTCTTGTCATAAGCCATCAGTTGAGACAAAAG GCTTTGCTGTTAACAACACATCGGAGACGAACCACAGGTCCTCGTCCAAACAGTCATGTTTGACTGCCAAGAACAAAGCCAGAACCATCTTGATACATGGGACTCCCAGGAAGCTTATGACTGTCGCAGATATGAAAGAGAATGCAGCAACACACAAGCGTTCCAATAATATTGGTGATTTCACTACAACTAGACCAGCAAAAAGGAGGGCTTTGCAGGACGTCCATTGGAAATAG